The following are encoded in a window of Mustelus asterias chromosome 11, sMusAst1.hap1.1, whole genome shotgun sequence genomic DNA:
- the stn1 gene encoding CST complex subunit STN1, with amino-acid sequence MDFGASVILQSDSERAEDIPPSILWGLDPIYRAFAKLYIKDILELKKSQPIPGMFFYKTHPITKVDILGTIVQRREREKFFSFGVDDGTGVISCLWWKKQRTMENLKLASSSCGLNLLEQLGRIDQLEKSHSQLQLGDVVQVRGSLRDYRDQREITCTSVSKLVDPVFTAQISRMLELPYLYRNFYDKTCLKLSREIQKGISRLHILESSEQAEERSYNMFHVSERRTEPIYAAVESWFHFAEGKTFTKLDMNHVYQQLLLEEDSEQQVTINTQGFVQIQCLIFGIQVLAIFQRIMDDLLQGIPHVAVYLDDILMTGKVTDEEEELHSVTLRIIRDDSTRPKYVDKGCPFHHIMSCVRHSYSEGVSEAAMQRVLDRLECNSEIVSTMDRHYTAS; translated from the exons ATGGACTTTGGAGCTTCAGTCATTctgcagagtgacagtgagagagctgAGGACATACCACCCAGCATACTCTGGGGCCTAGACCCAATATACAGAGCATTTGCAAAACTCTACATCAAGGACATCTTGGAACTTAAGAAATCTCAACCTATCCCAG GAATGTTCTTCTATAAAACCCATCCAATCACCAAGGTGGATATCCTGGGTACCATTGTCCAGAGGCGGGAGAGGGAGAAGTTTTTCAGTTTTGGAG TGGATGATGGAACTGGAGTGATCAGCTGCTTATGGtggaaaaaacaaagaacaatggaaaACCTAAAACTAG CTTCATCCTCCTGTGGTCTGAACCTCCTGGAACAGCTGGGTAGGATCGATCAGCTGGAGAAAAGTCACTCCCAGCTCCAACTGggtgatgttgtccaggtcagGGGCAGCCTCAGAGACTACAGAGATCAAAGAGAAATCACCTGCACCAGTGTct CTAAGCTGGTCGATCCTGTATTCACTGCACAGATCTCGCGGATGCTGGAGCTTCCATATCTTTACCGGAACTTCTACGATAAAACATGTC TGAAGCTGAGCAGGGAAATTCAAAAAGGCATCAGTCGGCTACACATCCTGGAAAGCTCCGAGCAGGCAGAGGAACGCTCTTACAATATGTTTCATGTGAGCGAGAGGCGCACGGAGCCTATTTATGCTGCAGTGGAG AGCTGGTTTCACTTTGCAGAGGGGAAGACGTTCACAAAACTTGACATGAACCATGTCTACCAGCAGCTTTTGTTGGAAGAGGACTCAGAGCAGCAGGTCACAATCAACACTCAAGGGTTTGTTCAGATACAATGTCTGATTTTTGGGATACAAGTTCTGGCGATTTTTCAGAGGATAATGGACGATCTGTTGCAGGGGATTCCTCATGTTGCGGTTTACTTGGACGACATTCTTATGACAGGAAAA GTGACtgatgaggaggaggagttgcACAGCGTGACGCTCAGAATCATTCGAGACGATTCCACACGACCAAAGT ATGTTGATAAAGGCTGTCCTTTCCATCACATCATGAGCTGTGTGCGGCACAGTTACAGTGAGGGAGTTAGTGAGGCCGCAATGCAGAGGGTGCTGGACAGACTGGAGTGTAACAGCGAGATAGTCAGCACCATGGACCGACACTACACCGCATCCTGA